TGTGGAGCAGCAATAAACTGAAATTAGCTGAGAATTAGTCTTTGTTAACTGTTTGGATGAATAACTTGTAGAAGCAGTGAGCTAACTTCATAGTTTCACAATTATTGAAAGttaaatgcagaaacaaaataatatcCTAAATATCTAAAGTATATGGTATAATAACACAAAGACAtcaggctatttttttttgtccttaaaaCTGttgagtggatttttttctagtgaCTTCAGTAGGAACAAATTTACTCTGGAGTTAAGTCTTCCCACGGTTCTATAGTATGCAATAATTCTGTAATATGGAGattgctttttgtgtgtgtgcagagggATGGAGCAGTGCTGTTCCTGTTGAAATGAGGACACATTGTGTTTAGTGGACACACACATGAGGCCTCAGTGTTTAATTTTGTGCATCCCTAGTTCCttagagaaaaacagtattgtCCCCTGTTCATCTCATTACTTTGCTTTGCATAGAAATAAGTATATACAGGACTTGCCGTCGTATGTGTTTTAGGTAAAATTCATGTACTAACAGTtaagaaatacacacacacatatatatatatatatatatatatatatatatatataaaaaaaaaatcttagggATCTTACAAATAAGTTTAGTAAGCAAAGACAGCCTTCCCTAAATGAGATAGGTTTTACTGAGATTGATTACAgcatacaaaagagaaatgggAGACACTGAGGACTATGGTCCTCTACTTATTCAACATCTTGCCCATCCATGTCGCCATTTTCCAGTGCTGGAAGCTCCCTTTCAGGAAGTAGCCCATACTCATTTAGGAAAGACTCCACATCCACAGCAAAAAATTCCTCACTGAATTGTTCAGAAATGCTAATGAAATTGCTCAGAAGCTCCCCACCCTTATAGACAAGGAGAGTGGGAAGCACTTCACTGGAGAAGCGGTCTCCAGCCCCTGTGCTGGAGGCCTTTATCTTGCAGAACTTCACAGTGGAGTACTCCGCAGCAAGGCAGGTCAAGCTGTTGTTCAGTGCCTCGCAGCCCTTGATACCGTCTTCATAAATATGAACAATGACAGTGGTCGTTTTATGTTCTTTCTCAATGGCTTCCAGGAACTGTTCTCCATTCTGCAGCTCACACAAGTAGCCATATTTTGGCCCAAAACTCAGCCTCTGGTGCATATCCTGCATGCAGCGTTTGCGATATTTTTGTAGGCAGGTTTCATCTTCTTTCTCGTCCTGAATTAATTCATACTCCTGCATACTCATCTGTGGATATTGAGAGAGTtactaatttatattttata
This region of Rhea pennata isolate bPtePen1 chromosome 8, bPtePen1.pri, whole genome shotgun sequence genomic DNA includes:
- the PDC gene encoding phosducin encodes the protein MEENRNTSLEEDFEGQATHTGPKGVINDWRKFKLESEDGDSLSLSKKEILRQMSSPHRSFSKDDKDTRERFCRKMSMQEYELIQDEKEDETCLQKYRKRCMQDMHQRLSFGPKYGYLCELQNGEQFLEAIEKEHKTTTVIVHIYEDGIKGCEALNNSLTCLAAEYSTVKFCKIKASSTGAGDRFSSEVLPTLLVYKGGELLSNFISISEQFSEEFFAVDVESFLNEYGLLPERELPALENGDMDGQDVE